Genomic segment of Primulina tabacum isolate GXHZ01 chromosome 11, ASM2559414v2, whole genome shotgun sequence:
ATATTCTTTTTTAGAGTAAGATTTGAAGTAGATGAGTTGTAGATGAATATTGTATTTGGTGTAGAAAAtgcactattttaaaatagaattgttttaaaatagaGTTTTGGGTTGGAGATGACCTAATGGACAGAGCACATGCGATGTCATATCGTACGTTTGTTTtcttaataataaaattagagGTGTTTTTATGGTAATTTTGGATATTCATTTAAAAGTAGGGTTATAAAGATAAATTTAATTTGGTGTTTTTAATTAATAGTATAGATttatcataaaataattaaattatggtCCACTAATAAGACCTAATGCCCACTGATAAATAAAAATTGGAGCAACACTTGAGAGTACTGTAAACTTATTactcattaattaatttatctatgCAATCGCACACACAAACGATAGTTCGATTTGcatgtaatttaattaattatgttagaATATTAATCATTCttgaatattaaaaatttaatgtaTTATTATTAGAAGATTCATGTTATCTCCACTCCATTTTATATTATACacacattaaaaataaattaacataatTCGAAGTGTGAACCATATTATAATAACTTTATTACATTGTCGTGACAGAACAAAAGAGACTAAAttagttatttttatttgattctcacctattttatatttatatgctATAAATAATCATCCGTGATATTATAcacatttcatttaattttctagaaAAATGTATAGATGCTAAAAATATGTGAAAATCGTATTTTTGGTcgattttatttgtatttttgtgATTTTGATCACCTGTTTTATCAAATTTAGTTCTTAACCTACtatctttgtttttttgttttttgttttttggcaattttagtCCTTCTGACGTGGCTCTAGTGGTACTAACGTGTATAGTGTCACACCAGCACTCACGATGAAAATGACAAATTATTAAAAATCGAAAGATACGGATTAAATCGCAAACAAACAAACATTttgaacaaaattataattttcctTGCATTCGATTAATGATGTAATTGTTTTAGGTTCCACCAAAAAGTAAATTTGTATATGCATAAGTTTTGTTGAACCAATCAGCTTGTAAAGCTCCCATTAGTGATATATAATAAAAAGAGAAATGCAACTGATGGCAACAGTAAAGAAGAACACCTAACTGACCTaccaaaatattttggttgcCCGTACAATCCTCCAAATTTAGCAATTAATTTATGAATATTTAATAAcatcagatatatatatatatatagcattaATATTATCACTtcctttaaatatattatataaaatgcGTGTAGTAGAAAtggtatattatatatatatatacatacatacatgcatGTGTGTAATTTATGTATATGCTCGACCTGCAATCAAACTAGCTAGCCTGCAAAAGAGAGACAGGAGAAGAACATCGAGCAGTCCTTGTCATAGGCTAAGTCGACGAACCATTCACTCAACCAAATAAACACTTCTTTTTCTCCTTCATATATAGCTTTGTGAATTCCCGAAAGATGGTCAAAGAATGTGCGGCAAGCGGAGGATTGGAATGGAGAATTAACACGCAGGATGGATCATCGAAGATTATAGTACCCGAACGCGTGCCACGGAGAAGAGTTTGTGGTGCATTACAAGGATTTTTTATGGGATTTTTGTTCAACTTCTGGGGATTCATTCTAAAGGCTTGGAACATAGGATTGAACGACCCTAAGAAGTTCATTCATTGCATTAAAGTAGGGCTGGCTCTTTGTTTGGTGTCAGTTTTTTACTACATGAGGCCATTGTATCGTGGAGTTGGAGGAAATGCCATGTGGGCTGTTATGACTGTGGTGGTTGTGTTCGAATACACCGTCGGTAAGTAGTCGTAAAAATCGAAAGGATACTGTTTATTTGTTGTAATATTTATGAGTGATCACGTTAGTATATATTAATGCAGGTGCAACATTATGCAAATGTGTGAATAGAGCAATTGGAACTTGCTTGGCAGGAGCACTAGGAGTTGGCGTTCATTGGATAGCTAGTCAGTCGGGAGAGAGATTTGAACCCATAATCCTCCAACTCTCAGTTTTCCTCTTAGGTACATCTTCTACAGACATGCATATCGAAATAAATTTGTTATGAGGAATTAATTACCATGGATGCGCATTTTTCTTGCAGCTGCTGCAGCAACTTTCTCTAGATTCATTCCGTCGGTCAAAGCACGTTTCGACTATGGGGCCATGATCTTTATCCTCACCTTTAGCCTAGTCTCGGTTTCAGGCTATCGTGTGGAGAAACTGTTCGAGCTGGCTCACCACAGATTATCCACCATTTTGATAGGGACCTCCATCTGCATCATCACAACCATGCTTTTCTTCCCCGTGTGGGCCGGAAGTGAGCTTCACAACCTTATCAGAAACAACATGGAGAAGCTTGCTGATTCCTTGGATGGTAAGACAAAACAACATTAATATTCACGACCAGAACATGAAAATCATATTACATGTAGGGAGAGTTGATGGACTGATTTCTTCCATTAAAAAACACAGGATGTCTAGTGGACTATTTCGGCAACGATGTGAATGCTGATAATACCAAGAACGAAGCTCCCAAAAAGATTTTGCTAGGCTCCAAATGTGTGCTTGGTTCTAAAGCTACCGAAGAATCCTTGGTGTGTCTCCTTCTTTTCTGTTTCCTGAGAACCTACATGATAATGCACATTTAAAGTTTACGCCCATGCATTTTGCTGAACCATGTTACTGCTTTTCTCAGGCTAATTTTGCCAGATGGGAGCCTGCGCATGGAGGCTTCACTTTTGGACATCCATGGAAAGAGTACCTCAAGGTTGGAGCTTCACTGAGGAGCTGTGCTTACTGCATTGAAGCCCTTAATGGTAGCATCAATTCAGATGCCAAGGTATCAAAAATGGATCCTGCAGGTTCTGTTACATTATCGTTCACCAATTATAACCAAGCATTCATGCTTTTTTCCGAAATTTTCAGGCTCCGGATGTCCTCAAGGCTCATTTCAGCAAGTTCTGCTTAAGATTAAGCTCTAATTCCTCGTTAGTAATAAAAGAACTATCCATGGTTATCAATACAATGACAAAATCAACAAAGATCTATCTAATAGTTCAAGAAATGAACAATGCCGTTGAAGAACTTCAAAATGCCTTGAAATCTTTCTCTGAACAATCAACTGCATCATTAACTGTACTGAAACTCGAAGAGTCTGATAATGGCGCAGGAGGTACGATATCAAGTCCTGCCCTTGTACAAATTGCACCAGTTACTCACAGTATCATCCTTACTCATGGAGATTGCAGCAAGAACGGAAAAGATTGCAGATGCAGTAAATTCACTCGCAAACAAGGCGGAGTTCAAAGTTGAAAGCGATGAAAAATCAATGCAACTCCAGAACCCAAAAGTTTTAACAAGATAGTGGAATAAAAATATGGAGATTATATTACAATAAATTCCCTTCAGAATGGTATGGTTATCTAGCATAACTGAAGTATTATGTGatatttttgtgtgtttttgttgaaaaatcgtTTTTCTCGTGTTCAAAATgtagcggaagttttaaaaaatttatttgacatTCAAATGACGTTTTTGGATACTCGTATGGTTTGAACAAAAATAAACATTCGTAAGACGTTTATGAATATACATTGAGTAAATAAATCACTTGACACCAACTATCCCGAGATTGGCGGTGACAGCTGTTGTAGTATTCCCTACGAACGATCTTTTtgaatcttttcttcaatctcCAATCAACTCTACGACTGTAATATTTGCTACTCTtttaaattgcactagaaatttagaggAAATTTAATGTTGATATCAAAAATAAGTTGACGGCTCAAACCGTAAATTTTCTTTAAAGTGGCCGAAAATATTGAGAGGTTTTTGAAGAGAGATTTCGAAAATCTCTTgcatggaggctagggtttaaTTTGTTCCATTTTAAAACTGAGTCATTAACCTAGTTTCCTTAATTATAGGCAAGGTCTAAAAAGTGTGAAGCGTCCCGAAGCGCGGATGTCAAGCTCCAAGCTTTTCAAGCTTAAGCGAGATTAGCATATACTTAAGCGTGAAAAagcatttttaatttttatttttaatttaattgtaattatctcaaaccaataaatagataaaataatacatagatatgataaatttaagtctgatgcattaattatcatatttataaaagcataaaaatctcaaaattgaaatctttatttgtttttgcaacTAGACCATATtaaaaaatgctaaatatttgtcaaatcattatcagacatgcttaattataattaatattaaaaaataaacatctaaattataaacctaatttattattttaaaataaaaatacataccttcaaaataaaagtttaaaaataaatagatgcgATTAATTGTGCTTAAGCACACTTAATTAAACGCCTTAATTACACTTAATTCGGTCAAACTACAATTTAACCGCTTTTTTCCGCTTTTCTCCGAAACGGAGCGTTTTTATCGAGCTTCAAGCTTAAACGTGCTTAAGTTTTTTTAGAACACTGATTATAGGTTTAGGACTAcatgattaaataaaatattaatgatCTTAGTTAATTAATTTGACTAATTCAACTAtcttaattaatcaatatttcaaattccattaagaactttaattaattCGCATATTGGATatgtactcctacaagctcaTTATATATATGCtctcattatatttaatttaatatcttataaattcaaactttgagtttaatattttaaactctcaatttatcataaattcaacaccttgaatttattctcatcaaattttaattatcataaattcagttccttgaatttactatctcataattttatataaattcaaatatttaatgtCTCAACGAGAACATAATATCCGGTGcttgtgtgactctcaatggttcaatgattcAGCTAGTCGTGAGtttacaactctttgtgattcatgaCATTTtactttattcgggcttaccctaatttgcctaATTCTATATACCAACATTCGATCacgagaatgtcagaaatcattttTTGATTATACCTATTGAATCATGGTAAGAACGTtcagtagcatcgtcccataattccctaggtatcactgatagtgcctgcaaaaaccaatcggttatgattaagtacagtacggtcccttcatcttatatatcccgatcgaatctgtaaCCATTAGTTCATCGAAGGTTATATATTAGATTCGACAGCTATGTGATACatttatgaaatatttattgtgtaATTGCATGCACAACTAGAGAACTCTTGTCCCTAATGTACATcttatactctggccagagatttcatgcactactATTTCGTTATATCGCATAGATATCCACAGAAGGTGAGTGGTGAAttatcgactacaatgcactggctcctacacatgtcgcaattgcacccaacctcgccatctTGTGACTCTCGCAGAGTCATAAATGAGTCAGGCACAATCCTAGTATGTAGAGCATCGGAGTTGTCTcgagtcataaggactaatgatgtacaatcataatTACATATTTTTCCTCTCGATGAAcaataaccacttggaaaatcTGAGAGATGATTGTTCAATACAATCATCATATGATTACCTATCTGCATTATTGGAGATCTACATGCCCTTAGCATGAAACACGATACATAACATCATAGATGatagtctcaagctcaaactgcatttatccttgtttttaGGTGACTGAATCGACCAacaaagaatttaaaatatacagtgtttacaaatacgTTTAAAGATCGAagtacgattcatttgtattaaagtataatcaaggtcctTATCCATGTTGATTgtatgagtatacagataaagtaaaacgatcataaaatataaattatattaaaataaagacaatTTAtcacaactgagtcaataaatttcttaGCCAACCGTTGGTTTGCAGGACATCTATTCTAACAGTTTTATAAGCTAACTTATACAATGTACACTAAACTAAATCTAAGTTTGttttccagattacaaaatttgaacaaatccaggaatctatatctatataaaagcagagttttGCTTAAAATAGTAAGTTCCCACCAAAATGacaattctaaaaaaaaagatataaataaaatgaatctcGAAATATGTGTACGGCAATAAATGATAATTtcattattgtttgcattgactatATCAATTCATTCAGTTCAAATTTGTATTAAgttcatttttatattaattcaaatataatttatgtattatatgttttttttatttttttattcaaattcaaactaaactctattgaaaacataaactacaataaaaaattttgcattaattatatcaatcaatttaatttgtaatatgatttgtgttactataatatatttaatatttattacagactgtataaataaaatttaaatacaaatgattgcaatgttcagCATCACtcatccatatatatatatatatatatatatgtgtgtgtgtgtgtgtgtgtgtgtgtgtggatgTATATAAATAAGCAGAGTTTTTGCGAAAATACTAATTTCTCGTCAACAtgtcatttatatatatatataaaaaaatatatcatgaatattgacatatgtgtactgcaatgaatgatcacttcaattattgtttgcattgattatatcaattcatttgaatttaattaattttatattaattcaaatgtaatttatgtattatatgttttttattttttactcaaattgaaactaaactctattgaaaacgtaaactatattaaaattttttgcattgattatatcaatcaatttaattaaaaactgtataaataaatttacaatATAAATGATTGTAATGTTCAGTATCACTCATGAGGTAAATCattgaaaaatatgtttataaCGGAGTTTTTaccaaaaatagtaatttccGCCAAAAGTAAtttctaaaaaaagaaagatatatcatgaatattgaaatatgtgtactgcaataaatgatcacttcaattattgttcgcattgattatatcaattaatttagttcaaatttgaatttaattcatttttatattaattcaaatataatttatgtattatatgtttttatttttttaattaaaattgaaactaaactctattgaaaacataaactacattaaaatttttgcatttattatatcaatcaatttaattaaaaatattttaaataaatttaaaatacaaatgattacaatgttcagtatcactcatgaggtaaatcattcaaaaatacattttgctattttaataatttcctgcccaaattacttactaaaaaaatataatatttaattagtttatctaattttctaaaaataaaattggttgagTGTTAAAAGTTATCATTACAACAAGGTTTTCCAATGGACATTAAATTaccatttaataatcataatttttttatcccaaattcatattatttcgaaattacaTTAATTTGAAAGAACTAATACATTGTAGTTTTCTTCCAAaaccatatgtatattgtatatcttgaattatcttcttaaaattcaaataagagaacacaagaaaattaaaatagATAGATTTAAAAACGTTTCAAATGGACATTAAATTACTAtcaataaacatgtatattaccatcaataatcagaaatgtttgacactcaatgcatgcaattcgagattttcataatttgaaagagttaatgTATGGTATAATTCTGTCAAAAGAATTCAAGGTATAATTTTTGTACATTATgatgtcttatttgaattttaaattataaataatgcaatactgcatattatattagaaaccaattttattctatttatctaactaaatttatctactccaaaattgaattctgaaatgacttatcttttcagcaccatatatgagttgaatccttccaagatgtaatgttcgtttaaatttagatttgtttgTTGTCATGAACTACCTACATATGGAAACAACGAGAACAACGAGATATTAAGTTTGAAATCTGCCTTTCATGATcgagaaataaaaaatattattcttctatttgtacaaaattttaattattactattactaatgtgataattttcttctatattacaAAGTTCACGGATACATGATAGTATAAAATGTCTCTTAATAGAAATGATTAAACCAATTCTAAAGAAAGTACGTATCTTATTAAAAGAcaccttataaaatttattgacatTGTTTTGGATATTATGAAAagattttgtagataaaatcacaaccatttggataaaaatattgatgaaacaattattgttatcattcaaatgtGTCAAACACGTGACATGTTACAAAATTGTTTGTGAATGTGGATTTAAACGAAAttactgaatttttaaaaaagtatttctcattaattttattgaatgtaatttaaaaatatttttttatcacatgttaaaaaataataatatatagcttctcgaaaattaaagaattaaatatgtattaaggttggtggtcgaca
This window contains:
- the LOC142518801 gene encoding LOW QUALITY PROTEIN: aluminum-activated malate transporter 10-like (The sequence of the model RefSeq protein was modified relative to this genomic sequence to represent the inferred CDS: deleted 1 base in 1 codon), which produces MVKECAASGGLEWRINTQDGSSKIIVPERVPRRRVCGALQGFFMGFLFNFWGFILKAWNIGLNDPKKFIHCIKVGLALCLVSVFYYMRPLYRGVGGNAMWAVMTVVVVFEYTVGATLCKCVNRAIGTCLAGALGVGVHWIASQSGERFEPIILQLSVFLLAAAATFSRFIPSVKARFDYGAMIFILTFSLVSVSGYRVEKLFELAHHRLSTILIGTSICIITTMLFFPVWAGSELHNLIRNNMEKLADSLDGCLVDYFGNDVNADNTKNEAPKKILLGSKCVLGSKATEESLANFARWEPAHGGFTFGHPWKEYLKVGASLRSCAYCIEALNGSINSDAKAPDVLKAHFSKFCLRLSSNSSLVIKELSMVINTMTKSTKIYLIVQEMNNAVEELQNALKSFSEQSTASLTVLKLEESDNGAGGTISSPALVQIAPLLTVSSLLMEIAARTEKIADAVNSLANKAEFKVESDEKSMQLQNPKVLTR